Genomic DNA from Patescibacteria group bacterium:
TCGCCTTCTTCAGCGACTCCGGCGAAGGCCAAATCATCCTGGCCCACAGCAAAAGCATGGCGCTCATGATCCACCAGTTGTTCGATCTCCTTTGGAGTGTTAGTCGAAGAATGGAAACGGGAGACCAGAAATAACACTCGATATCATTTCGCAAACCACTCTCGTAACTTTCGAGCGTACTCGACTCGCTCCTCCGGTTCTGACTTTCGTGTTTTCCAAAGCGCTTCGTGGAAATTATCGCCGGTAAAACGCGGAATGACGTGCATGTGATAGTGAAAGGCGTGCTGATCGCCGGCGGGTTCATTGAATTGGGCCGTCGTGACTCCGTCGCAGGTGCGAATTTCCTTTAGCGCGATCGCTGTTCGCTTCGCGAGATCAAGAACCCTGCCGCCAAGTTCGCTCGGCAGATCATAGAGGTTCTCAACGTGTGCAATTGGCACGATCAGCGGATGGCCCTCGTTGCCCTCGATAAATTTTGAACTAATAAATCCCAATACAAGTTCATCTCGATAAAAAATGTCGGCCTGCTTGATCCACGTAGCATCATTTTCGACACCTTGTATCGCCAAACAAATGGGACACTTGTATTCCTCGTCTGCGTGATTAAACATATTTCAACGCTCATTCAGTTCGTAATCTCTAGCTTACAAGATAGCTTGATGGAAATTGGTGCCGGCAAGCATGACCAAAAATGCATGCGTAGCTGGATACGCTGGAAGATTCACAGCCTCAACCAATGAGAACCAGCCTGATTCAGCGATTTCT
This window encodes:
- a CDS encoding HIT family protein, which gives rise to MFNHADEEYKCPICLAIQGVENDATWIKQADIFYRDELVLGFISSKFIEGNEGHPLIVPIAHVENLYDLPSELGGRVLDLAKRTAIALKEIRTCDGVTTAQFNEPAGDQHAFHYHMHVIPRFTGDNFHEALWKTRKSEPEERVEYARKLREWFAK